The following are encoded in a window of Brevibacillus ruminantium genomic DNA:
- the murQ gene encoding N-acetylmuramic acid 6-phosphate etherase, producing MTENLHELTTEMRNQASLMLDRMTSLEILTLMNEEDKKVAGAVEQVLPEVARAVDMIACALERGGRLFYFGAGTSGRLGVLDASECPPTFGTDPQLVRGVIAGGSVALVEAIEGAEDSADRGKEDVRENGVRSGDVVVGIAASGRTPYVMGALEEAKACQATTISLSCNPAPDIAHGADLSINIVVGPEVVTGSTRLKAGTATKMVLNMLTTATMVHLGKVYGNLMVNVQATNQKLRERAKHIVMEVAGAGYEEAEQLIALADGDARVAIVMKKTGLAAPEARDRLSRAGGKLRQVIGDL from the coding sequence ATGACGGAGAACTTGCATGAGTTGACGACAGAAATGCGCAATCAAGCGAGCTTGATGCTGGATCGGATGACCAGCCTGGAAATCCTGACGCTGATGAACGAAGAGGATAAAAAAGTGGCGGGTGCGGTCGAGCAGGTTTTGCCGGAGGTGGCCAGGGCGGTCGATATGATCGCCTGCGCCCTTGAGCGGGGGGGACGGCTTTTCTATTTTGGTGCGGGCACCAGCGGCCGCTTGGGTGTGCTGGATGCTTCCGAGTGTCCACCCACCTTTGGCACGGACCCGCAGTTGGTGCGGGGAGTCATCGCCGGCGGCTCGGTAGCGTTGGTGGAAGCGATCGAGGGAGCGGAGGATTCGGCCGACAGAGGAAAAGAAGATGTGAGGGAGAATGGCGTTCGATCCGGGGATGTGGTCGTCGGTATTGCAGCCAGCGGCCGTACGCCCTATGTGATGGGTGCCCTGGAAGAGGCAAAGGCCTGTCAGGCAACGACGATCTCGCTTTCCTGCAATCCCGCGCCGGACATCGCACATGGCGCTGATCTGTCCATCAACATCGTCGTCGGTCCGGAGGTCGTGACCGGCTCAACGCGGCTCAAAGCGGGGACGGCGACCAAAATGGTCCTCAACATGCTGACGACAGCCACGATGGTTCATCTGGGCAAGGTATACGGCAATCTGATGGTCAATGTGCAGGCAACCAACCAGAAGCTGCGTGAGCGGGCCAAGCATATCGTCATGGAGGTGGCGGGCGCCGGTTATGAGGAAGCAGAACAGTTGATCGCGTTGGCCGATGGAGATGCACGCGTGGCCATCGTCATGAAAAAGACAGGGCTTGCGGCTCCGGAAGCGCGTGATCGGTTGAGCCGGGCCGGCGGCAAATTGCGACAGGTGATCGGGGACTTGTAA
- a CDS encoding N-acetylglucosamine kinase, with protein MQLNKKQSWFIGLDGGGTKTKAALCDSAGRIVGLAEGEGSNPLSRPWEQVRETLQVLMEQVCRRAGVGADEVAGVFLGLAGADRPQVKAWIEDAFLPVWGERLHIDNDAVAALYSGTWGSPGIVLIAGTGSIAYAVAKDGRRHRVGGWGYLLGDEGSGYDLGRQTVVAVLRAWDGRGEQTLLSELLLRHYGIEQPDQFIARFYSSPNPRKELAEASVLAEQAAASGDPLAIRLIQQAADSLGELVETCRTRAGQDLPVVLAGGLLAADTLLRRQLLRSSRYPVVIPEAPPVAGCLAAALLRVNLPVDKQVKARLAAWETDGVEEDTHDGELA; from the coding sequence GTGCAGTTAAATAAAAAGCAAAGCTGGTTTATCGGTTTGGATGGGGGAGGGACCAAAACAAAAGCCGCCCTCTGCGATTCGGCCGGCAGGATTGTCGGCCTGGCGGAAGGTGAGGGGAGCAATCCCCTTTCCCGGCCATGGGAACAGGTGAGGGAGACGCTGCAGGTACTGATGGAGCAGGTGTGCAGGCGAGCTGGCGTGGGAGCTGACGAGGTGGCAGGAGTTTTTCTCGGCTTGGCCGGTGCGGACCGTCCGCAGGTAAAAGCGTGGATTGAGGATGCTTTTCTGCCAGTCTGGGGTGAACGCCTCCACATCGACAATGATGCGGTCGCCGCACTGTACTCCGGTACATGGGGGAGTCCCGGGATCGTGCTGATTGCCGGCACAGGCTCGATCGCCTATGCGGTGGCAAAGGACGGCCGACGCCATCGGGTGGGCGGTTGGGGATATCTGCTCGGAGACGAGGGGAGCGGCTATGATCTCGGCAGGCAAACCGTAGTCGCTGTGCTGAGGGCCTGGGACGGGCGGGGAGAGCAGACACTGCTCAGTGAACTGCTCCTCAGACACTACGGGATCGAACAGCCGGATCAGTTTATCGCTCGCTTCTACAGCTCGCCAAACCCGCGCAAAGAACTGGCGGAAGCAAGCGTCCTGGCCGAGCAGGCGGCAGCCTCCGGCGACCCGCTTGCAATCCGGTTAATCCAGCAAGCGGCCGATTCTTTGGGGGAGCTTGTGGAGACGTGCAGAACCCGTGCAGGCCAGGATTTGCCGGTCGTTCTGGCCGGAGGATTGCTGGCAGCCGATACGCTGCTGCGAAGACAGTTGCTGCGCTCATCCCGCTATCCGGTCGTCATCCCGGAAGCGCCGCCGGTGGCTGGCTGCCTGGCAGCGGCACTGCTGCGAGTGAATCTGCCCGTGGATAAGCAGGTGAAGGCCAGGCTTGCAGCTTGGGAAACAGATGGAGTAGAGGAGGACACCCATGACGGAGAACTTGCATGA
- a CDS encoding carbohydrate ABC transporter permease: protein MLSKISSRSLQYVFAYLFVLVSLYPIVLMVSSSLKTNAEIFTNPLSLPGSFHFDTYRKLWEAVPFADFLINSAVVSVTSVVLIAVSSSMAAFYLARFSYRWTGWLYFFFVMGLMIPVKLGIVPLFLLMKKLGLLNSLWSLILIYTASGIPISVFILTGFFRTLPVELEEAARIDGCNHFQVFWKVLLPLIRPALGTVVIINFIHAWNDFFFPLIFIQKDTLKTIPVGMMVLFGEYETDWSLLFAGLTLSALPMIVVFLLASRQFMEGLTAGAVK, encoded by the coding sequence TTGCTATCCAAAATCAGCTCGCGTTCCCTGCAATATGTTTTCGCCTACTTGTTCGTGCTGGTTTCGCTTTACCCCATCGTGCTGATGGTCAGCTCGTCGCTGAAAACCAATGCGGAGATTTTCACAAATCCGCTCTCGTTACCAGGATCATTCCATTTCGATACCTACCGCAAGCTTTGGGAAGCTGTGCCGTTTGCCGACTTTCTGATCAACAGCGCCGTCGTCAGTGTCACATCGGTGGTGCTGATCGCTGTCAGCTCCTCGATGGCAGCCTTTTACCTGGCGCGCTTTTCCTACAGGTGGACAGGATGGCTCTATTTCTTTTTTGTCATGGGCTTGATGATTCCCGTCAAGCTGGGGATCGTTCCGTTGTTTTTGCTGATGAAAAAGCTGGGACTGCTCAATTCGCTCTGGTCGTTGATTCTCATCTATACAGCGAGTGGGATTCCCATCTCGGTCTTTATTCTGACCGGTTTTTTTCGGACGCTGCCGGTGGAGCTGGAGGAAGCCGCGCGGATCGACGGCTGCAACCATTTCCAGGTCTTTTGGAAGGTACTGCTGCCGCTGATTCGTCCGGCGCTGGGCACGGTAGTGATCATCAACTTTATTCACGCCTGGAACGACTTTTTCTTTCCGCTGATCTTTATCCAGAAAGATACGCTGAAAACCATACCCGTGGGCATGATGGTGCTTTTCGGGGAGTACGAGACGGACTGGAGTCTGCTGTTCGCAGGACTTACCCTGTCTGCTCTGCCGATGATCGTTGTCTTTCTCTTGGCGTCCAGGCAATTTATGGAAGGGTTGACCGCAGGTGCAGTTAAATAA
- a CDS encoding carbohydrate ABC transporter permease, whose amino-acid sequence MDVSAPERQQGKSRGKAKARWLLHLFPLPALIIYALFVVYPIISAFTYSMYEWNGIARGAFVGIKNFLTLFQVEPFNKMFWNAFGHNVIYFVVEMVVQNGIAFALAYVIYRKIRGAGFLKIAYFMPRLLSVIIVGFLWKLILNPNYGALNTFLGKLGLEEWAKPWLGEPDTALLAIILVNCWFGIGFAVLIFLAGLQSIPEELIEAARLDGASGVTLLVKIILPLVMPSITIMTVFTFIQAFEAFELIYAMQGSMGEPFYSTDTLAVYFYRLAFSSSGGAGDVSIGLGSALAVVLFVIVASVSAVSLRLMRKREVQH is encoded by the coding sequence ATGGACGTAAGCGCACCCGAGAGGCAGCAGGGGAAATCGAGGGGGAAGGCGAAAGCACGCTGGCTGCTGCACCTGTTTCCCCTGCCAGCCCTCATTATTTACGCACTTTTTGTGGTCTATCCGATCATCTCCGCTTTTACATACAGCATGTACGAGTGGAATGGGATCGCTCGGGGCGCGTTTGTGGGGATCAAAAATTTCCTCACGCTGTTTCAGGTAGAACCTTTTAACAAGATGTTCTGGAATGCGTTTGGACACAATGTCATCTACTTTGTCGTGGAAATGGTGGTCCAGAATGGCATCGCATTTGCCCTCGCGTATGTCATCTATCGAAAGATACGGGGAGCCGGGTTTCTCAAGATCGCCTATTTCATGCCGCGGCTGCTGTCGGTGATTATCGTCGGGTTTCTGTGGAAATTGATTCTGAATCCCAATTACGGTGCGCTCAATACGTTCCTGGGAAAGCTGGGGCTGGAGGAATGGGCCAAGCCGTGGCTGGGAGAACCCGACACAGCGCTGCTTGCTATTATTCTAGTCAACTGCTGGTTCGGCATCGGCTTCGCTGTTCTGATCTTTCTGGCTGGCTTGCAATCGATTCCGGAGGAGCTGATCGAGGCAGCCAGACTGGATGGGGCCAGTGGAGTCACGCTTTTAGTCAAAATCATTTTGCCGCTGGTGATGCCCTCGATTACGATCATGACGGTGTTTACCTTTATTCAGGCCTTTGAAGCGTTTGAACTGATCTATGCCATGCAGGGCTCGATGGGTGAACCGTTTTATTCGACGGATACACTGGCTGTCTATTTCTACCGCCTGGCGTTCAGCAGTTCCGGCGGAGCGGGCGATGTATCGATCGGACTGGGCTCAGCATTGGCCGTTGTGCTGTTTGTCATCGTGGCCTCCGTTTCGGCCGTCTCCCTGCGCCTGATGCGGAAACGGGAGGTTCAGCACTGA
- a CDS encoding ABC transporter substrate-binding protein — protein sequence MRRFRVQGYVSVVLSLLLVLAGCSGGSGSTPSASDQSGGQTASPGSSGGGGSGGGTGGEKVTVSMHSWRVEDTEGYKKIIAAFEKENPNIKIEFKPFKATEYNTILNTALQSESGPDILQLRPYAPGVSLAEAGHLEPLDNLPGIQNFPKDVLAAATAKDGKVYGVPLSLNSTQIYYNKKLFEQHGLKEPSSWDELISTAKTLKEKGIVPFAFGAKEGWLLSLSHGVIAPGTYNGNGFVEKIVKGEADFKSPEFLKSIQRMKELVPYFPDNFVGLDLNDTRTMFFTEKAAMFINGSFELEGIQKMNPDLALDFFPMPTEDGKKVLTTWVDGSYAVNSKAKHKQEALKFLEFMATQQFGELFANEFKRISAIPGVKTSDPLVNKMAELSASSSTPYLMVVYFAEGKPTTKQTLENDLQGMYLEKMTPEQVVEDVQNSAASWFPGFKK from the coding sequence ATGAGGAGGTTCCGTGTTCAGGGGTATGTATCCGTGGTGCTGTCTCTCTTGCTCGTGCTTGCCGGCTGTAGCGGAGGGTCAGGCTCCACACCGTCGGCTAGCGATCAAAGCGGCGGACAAACGGCAAGTCCCGGCAGCAGCGGTGGTGGCGGTTCAGGCGGTGGCACGGGCGGCGAGAAAGTAACCGTTTCGATGCATAGCTGGCGCGTGGAAGATACGGAGGGCTACAAAAAAATCATCGCCGCTTTTGAAAAAGAGAATCCGAACATCAAGATCGAGTTCAAGCCGTTTAAAGCAACGGAATACAACACGATACTAAACACCGCCCTGCAAAGTGAAAGCGGGCCGGATATCCTGCAGCTTCGCCCGTATGCACCTGGTGTTTCCCTCGCTGAAGCCGGACATCTGGAGCCGCTGGACAATTTGCCAGGCATTCAAAACTTCCCCAAAGACGTTCTCGCAGCAGCCACCGCAAAGGATGGCAAGGTATACGGCGTCCCCCTCTCGCTCAATTCGACCCAAATCTACTACAACAAAAAATTATTTGAGCAGCACGGTCTAAAAGAGCCATCATCCTGGGATGAACTGATCAGCACGGCCAAAACCCTGAAAGAAAAAGGCATCGTTCCGTTTGCTTTCGGAGCCAAGGAAGGCTGGCTGCTGTCGCTCAGCCATGGTGTGATCGCACCTGGTACGTACAACGGAAATGGCTTCGTCGAAAAGATCGTCAAGGGCGAGGCTGATTTCAAAAGTCCAGAGTTCCTCAAATCTATTCAGAGGATGAAAGAACTGGTCCCCTACTTCCCGGACAACTTTGTCGGGCTAGATTTGAATGATACGCGGACGATGTTCTTTACCGAAAAGGCAGCCATGTTTATCAACGGCAGCTTTGAGCTGGAAGGCATACAAAAGATGAATCCGGATCTGGCGCTCGATTTCTTCCCGATGCCGACAGAGGATGGCAAAAAGGTGCTGACGACCTGGGTAGATGGCTCCTATGCAGTCAACTCCAAAGCGAAGCACAAGCAGGAAGCGCTCAAATTTTTGGAGTTTATGGCGACGCAGCAATTTGGCGAGCTGTTCGCCAATGAGTTTAAACGAATCAGTGCCATCCCGGGTGTGAAAACAAGCGATCCGCTGGTGAACAAGATGGCGGAGCTGTCGGCATCCAGCTCGACACCTTACCTGATGGTCGTCTATTTTGCGGAAGGCAAGCCGACGACAAAGCAAACCCTGGAAAATGACCTGCAAGGGATGTACCTCGAAAAGATGACGCCGGAGCAAGTCGTTGAGGATGTGCAAAATTCAGCGGCGAGCTGGTTCCCTGGATTCAAAAAGTAA
- a CDS encoding serine hydrolase domain-containing protein yields MEAVGHLLRGWIAEGLLPGAALRVLYRGEVVYACDVGRTSITEEGLPVTSETLFDLASLTKVTATLPALLLLLQEGRLQENDPLSRYFPDCPPDKGRITIDQLLTHTSGLPADLSERSRDGQIALPELLYQMSLLHAPGERVVYSDLGMIWLGLLVEQLTGESLETFLSDRMWMPLEMKHTCFRPSAERFPNIASTEFCRLTHRYITGEVHDEKAFVMGGIAGHAGLFSTADDLCRYARMWLTGTPPLLASELRNHAIQCLTEGKGGRRGWGWEINGHGGGNSCGSRFSPSSFGHTGFTGTSLWLDPVQEMAVIFLTNAVHLGRQHRLRQLRPILHDAVTAHLSGA; encoded by the coding sequence ATGGAAGCAGTGGGCCATTTACTGCGGGGATGGATCGCCGAGGGTTTACTGCCGGGAGCGGCTCTTCGCGTCCTTTACCGGGGAGAGGTGGTGTATGCCTGTGATGTCGGTAGGACCAGCATCACGGAAGAGGGCCTTCCCGTGACGAGTGAAACGCTGTTTGATTTGGCATCGTTGACCAAGGTGACAGCTACGCTCCCGGCTCTTCTGCTCCTGCTGCAGGAGGGCAGGCTGCAGGAAAATGATCCCCTCTCCCGCTACTTCCCGGACTGTCCCCCGGATAAAGGGCGGATTACCATCGACCAGTTGCTTACTCATACCTCCGGCTTGCCCGCTGACCTGAGCGAGCGAAGCCGGGATGGACAGATCGCTCTGCCTGAGCTGTTGTATCAGATGTCGCTGCTTCACGCACCAGGAGAACGCGTGGTTTACAGTGACCTCGGCATGATCTGGCTGGGGCTGCTAGTGGAGCAGCTCACAGGCGAGTCCTTGGAGACCTTTCTCTCTGACCGCATGTGGATGCCACTGGAGATGAAGCATACCTGTTTTCGCCCCTCTGCCGAACGTTTTCCGAATATTGCGTCTACCGAGTTTTGCCGCCTGACCCATCGGTATATTACCGGTGAGGTCCACGATGAGAAGGCGTTTGTCATGGGCGGTATTGCCGGCCATGCCGGTCTTTTTTCCACAGCCGACGACCTGTGCCGCTACGCCCGCATGTGGCTGACCGGAACTCCGCCGCTGCTTGCAAGTGAGCTTCGAAACCATGCCATTCAATGCTTAACCGAAGGAAAAGGGGGCAGACGCGGATGGGGATGGGAGATCAACGGCCATGGAGGCGGAAACAGCTGCGGCAGCAGATTTTCTCCCTCCAGCTTTGGGCATACGGGGTTTACGGGAACCAGTCTCTGGCTGGACCCGGTTCAGGAGATGGCGGTCATCTTTCTGACCAATGCCGTGCATCTCGGTAGGCAGCATCGCTTGCGCCAGCTTCGGCCAATTCTTCACGATGCGGTCACGGCTCATTTATCAGGGGCCTGA
- a CDS encoding MurR/RpiR family transcriptional regulator, with protein sequence MLHGGLVSIQAIIEELKPSERKVAEFILAHPEEVVKLSVQKLAELSGVSEATIIRLTRSLNMKGFQELKLRIAGDLNKQTTMGSYQEIMMEGSVDSIMQAVSWNNIQSIQDTLSVLSGDEVTRAVEALANARKIDVYGVGASAVIAADIRQKFSRINLWCEAYSDFHAQLTSAVTLSVRDVAFGISYSGQTEDIIQTLTEAKQQGATIITLTKFGPSPVAELADIKLFTSSVEKSIRSGAMASRMAQLNVIDILFITMVSKQQDEVIPLLEKTRLAVSRNKRS encoded by the coding sequence ATGTTACACGGAGGACTTGTCAGTATTCAGGCCATCATAGAGGAATTAAAACCTTCCGAGCGCAAGGTGGCAGAATTTATCCTGGCCCATCCGGAAGAAGTGGTCAAGCTTTCCGTACAAAAGCTGGCGGAGTTAAGCGGTGTCTCCGAGGCGACGATTATCCGGTTGACCCGCTCTCTCAATATGAAAGGATTTCAGGAATTGAAGCTGCGTATCGCTGGCGATCTGAACAAGCAGACGACGATGGGCAGCTACCAGGAAATCATGATGGAAGGTTCTGTCGATTCGATCATGCAGGCGGTAAGCTGGAATAATATTCAGTCGATCCAGGATACGTTATCCGTCCTCTCCGGGGATGAAGTGACGCGTGCAGTGGAAGCGCTTGCAAACGCCCGCAAAATCGACGTTTACGGAGTGGGGGCTTCCGCAGTTATTGCTGCTGATATCCGGCAAAAGTTTTCCCGCATCAATCTCTGGTGTGAAGCGTATTCCGATTTCCATGCACAACTGACCTCGGCTGTGACCCTGTCGGTGCGGGACGTAGCATTCGGCATCTCTTACTCGGGGCAGACGGAGGACATCATCCAGACTTTGACAGAAGCCAAGCAGCAGGGAGCGACGATCATCACCCTGACCAAATTTGGCCCCTCTCCGGTTGCCGAGCTGGCTGATATCAAGCTGTTTACCAGTTCGGTTGAAAAAAGCATCCGCAGCGGAGCGATGGCTTCCCGGATGGCTCAGTTGAACGTGATCGATATCCTGTTTATCACAATGGTCAGCAAACAGCAGGATGAAGTGATTCCGCTGTTGGAAAAGACGCGGCTGGCGGTCAGCCGCAACAAACGCTCGTAA
- a CDS encoding amidohydrolase has translation MKRILIKQGTILTMKEGEEPFIGDILIEGEDILAVAPSITQPADQMIEAKGKAVMPGLINAHNHGAMSLLRGFSDDLKLMDWLDKKMLPAEARMTEEDVYWGTKLAIAEMIRSGTTTFADMYVCMDAVAHAVVESGMRASLTRGLVFLQDDGGKRMREGIDLVEKWSGAGEGRITTMFGPHAPYTCPPEPLREVIALARERGIPLHIHLAETKEEIVKIREQYGETPTEYLYHLGMFEHTHVLLAHAVHLTRRDINFLRGIRGGVAHNPVSNLKLGCGIAPVMELKKHGITVGLGTDGAGSATTLDMFAEIKAATWMQKLDYGDPTQLSAEEALRMATIESAKLLGIDHEVGTLEAGRKADLILIDLNQPHLQPIHNPFSLVAYSVNGSDVDTVIVNGQILMRERQLTTLSWEEIQREAASRAARLVEGL, from the coding sequence ATGAAACGAATCCTGATCAAACAGGGAACGATCCTGACCATGAAAGAAGGAGAGGAGCCGTTCATCGGCGATATTCTGATCGAGGGGGAGGATATCCTCGCGGTAGCGCCGTCTATCACGCAACCGGCTGATCAGATGATCGAGGCAAAAGGCAAGGCGGTCATGCCGGGACTGATCAACGCTCATAATCACGGGGCCATGTCGCTGCTTCGCGGTTTTTCCGATGACTTGAAGCTGATGGATTGGCTGGATAAAAAAATGCTTCCCGCCGAGGCGAGGATGACCGAAGAGGATGTTTACTGGGGGACGAAGCTGGCTATCGCGGAAATGATCCGATCGGGCACCACGACGTTTGCCGATATGTACGTCTGCATGGACGCGGTCGCTCACGCTGTCGTAGAGAGCGGAATGCGCGCTTCCCTTACCCGCGGGCTGGTCTTTTTACAGGACGACGGCGGCAAGAGAATGAGGGAAGGCATCGATCTCGTTGAAAAATGGTCCGGTGCCGGAGAAGGCCGCATCACGACGATGTTTGGCCCGCACGCTCCCTACACCTGCCCGCCGGAACCGCTTCGCGAGGTGATCGCTCTGGCCCGGGAGCGTGGAATTCCGCTGCATATTCACCTGGCCGAGACGAAAGAAGAAATCGTCAAAATCAGAGAACAGTACGGCGAGACGCCCACAGAGTATCTCTATCATCTCGGCATGTTCGAGCATACGCATGTCCTGCTCGCTCACGCCGTGCATCTCACGCGCCGGGATATCAATTTCCTTCGCGGCATACGCGGCGGTGTCGCCCATAATCCGGTCAGCAATCTGAAGCTGGGCTGCGGGATCGCTCCTGTCATGGAGCTGAAAAAGCACGGCATCACGGTCGGACTGGGAACGGACGGTGCCGGAAGCGCCACCACGCTGGACATGTTTGCCGAGATCAAGGCCGCGACCTGGATGCAAAAGCTGGACTACGGCGACCCAACACAGTTGTCAGCCGAAGAAGCCCTGCGCATGGCCACGATCGAGAGCGCCAAGCTGCTCGGCATCGATCATGAGGTCGGGACGCTGGAGGCGGGCAGAAAGGCCGACCTGATCCTGATCGACTTGAATCAGCCGCACCTGCAGCCCATTCACAATCCGTTTTCATTGGTCGCCTACAGCGTCAATGGCTCAGACGTCGACACCGTTATCGTAAACGGACAAATCCTGATGAGAGAGCGCCAGCTGACGACCCTCTCCTGGGAAGAAATTCAACGGGAAGCCGCCAGTCGTGCTGCCCGGTTGGTCGAAGGGCTGTAG
- a CDS encoding AraC family transcriptional regulator, which translates to MALLYYDREEKLRRDSGCGSHAAFIAPAKWPRTKEGKNGMDPIKRLLSAKMEHCAITLYQVAAQSADDLHDHEEFYQISIPLGGSPHMQCNREVRRVAGGERLVLSPGYQHRHFAGDETALMMLVFVQESFLRKVMSDRLEKEAGSIEFAPWGNGATDRFRLLAEKSVMQTMKNPLNVLERQELEWELASLLLSLQEGTHAIPARGDLAAVDHPAIRRAIELIHDESSADLTLDRLVEVSGISKYHLIRLFREQTGQTPGRFLAEQRIKKARSLLEGTSLDITFIAYESGFGSLRTFERAFKNAFGASPSEYRRQRGKR; encoded by the coding sequence GTGGCTTTGCTTTATTATGACCGGGAGGAAAAGCTTCGGCGCGACAGCGGTTGCGGGAGCCATGCGGCATTCATTGCTCCTGCAAAATGGCCACGGACAAAGGAAGGGAAAAACGGCATGGACCCGATAAAAAGGCTATTGTCTGCAAAAATGGAACACTGTGCCATCACGCTTTATCAGGTGGCGGCACAATCTGCGGACGACCTGCACGATCATGAAGAGTTTTACCAAATCAGCATCCCCCTGGGCGGCTCCCCGCATATGCAATGCAACCGGGAAGTTCGGAGGGTAGCAGGGGGAGAGCGACTGGTTTTGTCGCCCGGCTATCAGCATCGTCATTTTGCAGGTGACGAGACAGCACTGATGATGCTCGTATTTGTGCAGGAGTCTTTTTTGCGAAAAGTAATGTCTGACCGATTGGAAAAGGAAGCGGGAAGCATTGAATTTGCCCCGTGGGGAAATGGAGCCACTGACAGATTTCGCCTGCTGGCGGAGAAGTCGGTCATGCAGACGATGAAAAACCCGCTGAACGTGCTGGAGCGGCAGGAGCTGGAGTGGGAATTGGCCAGTCTGTTATTGTCACTCCAGGAAGGGACCCACGCCATTCCTGCCAGAGGTGATCTTGCAGCCGTCGATCATCCTGCGATTCGCCGGGCCATAGAGCTCATCCATGACGAATCGTCCGCCGACCTGACCCTCGACAGACTGGTGGAGGTATCGGGGATCAGCAAGTACCATCTGATCCGCTTGTTTCGAGAACAGACGGGGCAAACGCCCGGACGTTTTCTGGCGGAACAACGGATAAAAAAAGCGCGAAGCCTGCTGGAGGGGACCAGTCTGGACATCACCTTCATCGCGTATGAGAGCGGCTTCGGCAGTTTGCGAACCTTTGAACGAGCCTTTAAAAATGCCTTTGGTGCAAGCCCGAGCGAATACCGTCGGCAGAGGGGAAAAAGGTGA
- a CDS encoding MFS transporter encodes MNVSLLRNRNFVLFVTRESISLSGTLFLNVSLALYTLAATGSAASFASVLALGIIPQLVLGPFAGTLVDRADKRRLLMWLDSGRGLLLLLFFLVSSFMPVRLEMIYVIVLLFAAGDIFVAPASLTLLQRIVRKQDLTHANALDTTVVETVRVLAPFAGTVVYSWAGLHAVFLVGGILCCLCGAAAALIRVEAQRTAGVSSTILQDMRSSLQPFTRDARIRSLVINGMLTHLFLFPFILVGFPYMIKQLFLGSDTDFGLVESMMTAGSLCSLAAVMFLQKRYSLSANIGIGILGMLLFVCPLLFLQNEALASLLGQSPWLVVAFFGGIGFLLFFSFGTYGVFFRTFYQQTVDSSMLGRFVSVMAMLFSISRFFGFALYGRLFDSDDLLVPVVILGIGMVLKLLVHLPFLRAEKRLAAEQHQLEKADL; translated from the coding sequence ATGAATGTTTCCTTGCTTCGCAATCGAAATTTTGTTCTGTTTGTAACGCGGGAATCGATCTCGCTTTCGGGAACCCTTTTCCTGAATGTTTCGCTTGCACTGTACACGTTGGCTGCAACGGGTTCGGCAGCCTCGTTTGCCTCTGTGCTTGCCCTCGGGATTATTCCCCAGCTTGTGCTCGGGCCTTTCGCAGGCACCCTCGTAGACCGCGCTGACAAGCGTCGCCTTCTGATGTGGCTGGATAGCGGACGCGGATTATTGCTGCTGTTGTTTTTTCTTGTCTCCAGCTTCATGCCCGTACGGCTGGAAATGATTTATGTCATCGTGCTCTTGTTTGCCGCCGGCGATATTTTTGTCGCCCCCGCCTCCCTCACCCTGCTGCAGCGGATCGTCCGCAAGCAGGACCTCACCCACGCCAATGCGCTCGATACGACGGTTGTCGAAACCGTCCGCGTCCTCGCTCCATTTGCTGGTACAGTTGTTTACAGTTGGGCGGGGCTGCATGCGGTGTTTTTGGTCGGGGGTATCCTGTGCTGCCTGTGCGGCGCCGCAGCCGCTCTCATCCGAGTGGAAGCACAACGGACTGCGGGCGTTTCTTCCACCATCTTACAGGATATGCGCTCCAGTTTACAGCCATTTACGCGTGATGCCCGAATCCGCTCTCTGGTGATCAACGGGATGCTGACTCATCTGTTCCTGTTTCCCTTTATTCTGGTCGGCTTTCCGTATATGATCAAACAGCTTTTTCTCGGCAGCGACACCGATTTCGGTCTGGTGGAAAGCATGATGACGGCAGGATCGCTTTGCTCGCTGGCCGCAGTCATGTTCCTGCAGAAAAGATATTCCCTCTCGGCCAATATCGGCATCGGGATTCTCGGGATGCTCCTCTTTGTTTGTCCGCTGCTTTTTTTGCAGAATGAAGCTCTTGCTTCTCTCCTCGGCCAATCTCCGTGGCTGGTCGTCGCTTTTTTCGGAGGGATTGGTTTTCTGCTGTTCTTTTCCTTTGGAACGTACGGCGTATTCTTTCGCACCTTTTACCAGCAAACAGTGGACAGCTCGATGCTTGGGCGCTTTGTCTCCGTGATGGCCATGCTATTCTCGATATCCCGTTTTTTTGGTTTTGCTTTGTACGGACGTTTGTTTGACTCCGATGATCTGCTTGTTCCCGTCGTTATTCTCGGGATCGGCATGGTGCTGAAGCTGCTCGTCCATCTTCCCTTTTTGCGGGCGGAAAAG